A stretch of the Fusobacterium varium genome encodes the following:
- a CDS encoding putative aromatic acid exporter, with protein sequence MNYFDHRVIKTALGTFLSIYLAQVMGISYGVTAGIVTIISIQTTKKESVKIAIERFIASLIGLFIAAIFFYFWGYTPFVFGLFILIFMPICLRFNLFQGFLVTVVLATHILTEKNLSLKILSNEILILILGALIAIILNLYMPDVTKKIKYTQENVDNLMKKILSYMSDELITGAIFVDEDKVFKDLRKELDTGRDLAYKDYNNALFYGSRYEIEVFNMKRAQYKILVRMRRHFYNFFISSEHTFIISEFTRKVGSSIGVDKLYIEALDELELLREKFKNMPLPKSRVEFESRAVLLQFFNDIEEFLEIKKDFMKKYTLDGEKKI encoded by the coding sequence TTGAATTATTTTGACCATAGAGTTATAAAAACTGCACTTGGAACATTTTTATCTATATATCTCGCTCAAGTTATGGGAATAAGTTATGGGGTAACTGCTGGTATAGTTACAATAATAAGTATACAGACAACAAAAAAAGAATCAGTAAAAATAGCTATAGAAAGATTTATCGCCTCTCTTATAGGACTTTTTATAGCAGCGATATTTTTTTATTTTTGGGGGTACACACCTTTTGTGTTTGGGCTTTTTATTTTGATATTTATGCCAATATGTTTAAGATTTAATCTATTTCAAGGATTTTTAGTGACAGTGGTACTTGCAACACATATTCTTACAGAAAAAAATCTTTCTTTAAAGATTTTATCAAATGAAATATTAATATTAATCCTTGGAGCATTAATAGCTATAATTTTAAATTTATATATGCCTGATGTAACCAAAAAAATAAAATATACTCAAGAAAATGTAGACAATCTTATGAAAAAAATTCTTAGTTATATGAGCGATGAATTAATAACTGGAGCAATATTTGTTGATGAAGATAAAGTATTTAAAGATTTGAGAAAAGAGCTGGATACAGGAAGAGATTTAGCATATAAAGATTATAATAATGCTCTGTTTTATGGTTCAAGATATGAAATAGAGGTTTTTAATATGAAGAGAGCTCAATATAAAATTTTAGTAAGAATGAGAAGACATTTTTATAACTTTTTTATAAGCAGTGAACATACATTTATAATTTCAGAATTTACGAGAAAAGTAGGAAGTTCAATTGGAGTAGATAAACTTTATATTGAAGCATTAGATGAATTGGAGCTTTTAAGAGAAAAATTTAAAAATATGCCTCTCCCAAAAAGTAGAGTGGAATTTGAAAGCAGAGCTGTACTGTTACAATTTTTCAATGACATAGAAGAATTTCTTGAAATTAAGAAAGATTTTATGAAAAAGTATACACTGGATGGAGAAAAGAAAATATAA
- a CDS encoding putative competence damage-inducible protein, which yields MKAGLILVGTELLNGGMLDTNSLYIAEELNKYGIEIEFKVTIRDFMDEIIKTVDYGKKNVDLIIMSGGLGPTIDDITKEAIAKYLNRPLIVEENELKELKEKFERAKINFVDINVKEVEKPKGAISFRNDAGMAPAIYIDGIAAFPGVPKELYDMLPKFLKWYSKEKNINTDGIYIRDILTFGLAESLLDQEIRDFFTEDGIYYEFLVKNYGTIVRLQSKESNKNKVEKIVEKIYNKIGKYVFGENADRLEKKAVELVKKLGMNISTAESCTGGMIASRLIDVPGVSEVFKEGIVSYSNDAKIKRLGVKKETLKKYGAVSEETAREMVMGLDSDIAIATTGIAGPDGGTPEKPVGLVYIGIRVKDDIYIEKRFFNGDRMKIRERAVSQSLFSLIKILDKGEYNE from the coding sequence ATGAAGGCAGGTTTGATTCTTGTAGGTACTGAACTTTTAAATGGGGGAATGCTGGATACTAACAGTCTTTATATAGCAGAAGAGTTAAATAAATACGGGATAGAGATAGAATTTAAAGTGACAATCAGAGATTTTATGGATGAAATAATAAAAACGGTAGATTATGGGAAGAAAAATGTAGATCTTATTATAATGTCAGGTGGTCTCGGACCTACAATAGATGACATAACAAAGGAAGCTATTGCAAAATACCTGAACAGACCGCTTATAGTTGAAGAAAATGAATTAAAAGAATTAAAAGAAAAATTTGAAAGAGCAAAAATAAATTTTGTAGATATAAATGTAAAAGAGGTTGAAAAACCAAAAGGTGCTATAAGTTTTAGAAATGATGCAGGTATGGCTCCAGCAATATATATAGATGGAATAGCAGCATTTCCAGGAGTTCCTAAAGAATTGTATGATATGCTTCCAAAATTTTTAAAGTGGTATAGCAAAGAAAAAAATATTAATACTGATGGTATTTATATAAGAGATATACTTACTTTTGGATTGGCAGAATCTCTGCTGGATCAGGAAATAAGAGACTTTTTTACTGAAGATGGAATATATTATGAATTTCTTGTAAAAAATTATGGAACAATAGTAAGACTTCAAAGTAAAGAGAGTAATAAAAATAAAGTAGAAAAAATAGTAGAAAAGATATATAATAAAATAGGTAAATATGTATTTGGTGAGAATGCAGACAGATTAGAGAAGAAAGCAGTGGAACTTGTAAAAAAACTTGGAATGAATATTTCAACAGCAGAATCATGTACAGGTGGTATGATTGCCAGTCGTTTAATAGATGTACCAGGAGTGTCAGAGGTATTCAAAGAAGGAATAGTTTCATATAGTAATGATGCTAAGATAAAAAGACTTGGAGTAAAAAAAGAAACATTGAAAAAATATGGAGCAGTAAGTGAAGAAACTGCTAGGGAGATGGTCATGGGACTTGATTCTGATATAGCTATTGCTACTACAGGAATAGCAGGTCCAGATGGTGGAACACCTGAAAAACCTGTTGGTCTTGTTTATATAGGAATAAGAGTCAAAGATGATATCTATATAGAAAAAAGATTTTTCAATGGGGACAGAATGAAAATTAGAGAAAGAGCAGTTTCTCAAAGTCTTTTTAGTCTGATAAAAATATTAGATAAAGGAGAGTACAATGAGTAG
- a CDS encoding putative biotin-(acetyl-CoA carboxylase) ligase, producing the protein MRIFRFENIDSTSDYLKNKDDIQEFDTVIAEIQTKGRGRRGNSWFSSKGMALFSFSLKIDKNISIEEYSKLPLVLGISVLRGIKRIEELDLKFKWTNDVYLDDKKLSGILVEKVNNFFIIGIGINVNNKELGTADEVAISLKNKTGKNYIIEDVIFTVMDEFKKYYKRFYDGEWKYILNEINSKNYLKEKFVNIVSINETVTGKVNEIAQDGKLEVEVSGKKRFFDVGEVHINRMKNETE; encoded by the coding sequence ATGCGAATATTCCGATTTGAAAATATAGATTCTACAAGTGACTATCTTAAAAATAAAGATGATATTCAAGAATTTGATACAGTAATAGCCGAAATTCAGACTAAAGGAAGAGGAAGACGGGGAAACAGTTGGTTTTCCAGTAAAGGAATGGCTCTTTTTAGTTTTTCATTAAAAATTGATAAAAATATTTCAATAGAAGAATATTCTAAACTGCCTCTTGTTTTAGGAATTTCTGTACTAAGGGGAATTAAAAGGATAGAAGAACTGGACTTAAAATTTAAATGGACAAATGATGTTTATTTAGATGATAAAAAACTTTCAGGAATACTTGTAGAAAAAGTAAATAACTTTTTTATCATAGGAATAGGAATAAATGTAAATAATAAAGAATTAGGAACAGCTGATGAAGTGGCCATATCTCTAAAAAATAAAACAGGAAAAAATTATATAATAGAAGATGTCATATTTACTGTAATGGATGAATTTAAAAAATATTATAAGAGATTTTATGATGGAGAATGGAAATATATATTGAATGAAATAAATAGTAAAAATTATCTTAAAGAAAAATTTGTAAATATTGTAAGTATAAATGAAACTGTTACTGGAAAAGTTAATGAGATAGCTCAAGATGGAAAGTTAGAAGTAGAAGTATCAGGAAAAAAAAGATTTTTTGATGTAGGAGAAGTACATATAAATAGGATGAAAAATGAAACTGAATAA
- a CDS encoding putative transcriptional regulator: MSSIGERIKKSRNERGLSLRELASKVDLSASFLSQIEQGKASPSIENLKKIATSLDVKVSYLIEDEEEARNMEVVKKDERKYIESIDSNTKMALLTTSNIDKTMEPILYEIGPNGESGRSFYTHNGEEFIFIIEGKLDVYIDETVYSLNEGDSLYFKSSQKHRFKNTTDKLTKAIWVVNPPTF, from the coding sequence ATGAGTAGTATAGGAGAAAGAATAAAGAAAAGTAGAAACGAGAGAGGTCTGTCTTTAAGAGAATTAGCTTCCAAAGTGGACTTATCTGCTAGTTTTTTATCTCAAATAGAGCAGGGAAAAGCTTCTCCTTCTATTGAAAATTTAAAAAAAATAGCTACTTCATTAGATGTAAAAGTAAGCTATCTTATTGAAGATGAAGAAGAAGCTAGAAATATGGAAGTTGTTAAAAAAGATGAGAGAAAATATATAGAAAGTATAGATTCTAATACTAAAATGGCTCTTCTTACAACATCAAATATTGATAAGACAATGGAGCCTATTCTTTATGAAATAGGACCAAATGGAGAAAGTGGAAGAAGTTTCTATACTCATAATGGAGAAGAATTCATCTTTATTATTGAAGGAAAACTGGATGTATATATAGATGAGACGGTATATAGTTTAAATGAGGGAGATAGCCTGTATTTTAAATCTAGTCAAAAGCATAGATTTAAAAATACTACTGACAAACTTACAAAGGCTATATGGGTTGTAAATCCTCCAACATTTTAA
- a CDS encoding putative PTS sugar transporter — translation MKFSSYLDPQFIFTDLKGKTPEEIITEMIERLSLKDKKINELKDVIVKSVIKREEEISTGMGNGIAIPHARIENFNDFIVSIGILEEPIEVEIAATRKTDKVKLVFLIISDVLKNKNILKVMSAVSKMALKRKNLLEKIKEEKNPNKIVEYIQESNIEIDHRIIAEDVLSPDIEPATPENTLEEIAKRLILEQISGLPVVDKDGMFLGEITERELIDFGMPDYLSLMGDLNFLTVGEPFEEYLVNETTTTIEKLYRVDERVKIDRKTPIMEICFIMVNKGLTRLYVLDEGKYYGMIRRSDIIKKVLHI, via the coding sequence ATGAAGTTTTCAAGTTATTTAGACCCGCAGTTTATCTTTACTGATTTAAAAGGAAAAACTCCTGAGGAAATTATCACAGAGATGATAGAAAGATTATCTTTGAAAGATAAAAAGATAAATGAGTTAAAAGATGTAATTGTGAAGTCAGTAATAAAAAGGGAGGAAGAGATATCAACTGGAATGGGAAACGGGATAGCAATACCCCATGCCAGAATAGAAAATTTCAATGATTTTATTGTTTCTATTGGTATATTGGAAGAACCTATTGAAGTTGAAATTGCAGCAACACGTAAGACTGATAAAGTAAAACTTGTATTTTTAATTATTTCAGATGTACTGAAAAATAAAAATATACTGAAAGTAATGAGTGCTGTTTCAAAAATGGCTCTAAAAAGAAAAAATCTTTTAGAGAAGATAAAAGAGGAAAAAAATCCAAATAAAATAGTTGAATATATACAAGAATCTAATATTGAGATAGATCATAGAATAATAGCAGAAGATGTGCTAAGTCCAGATATAGAACCTGCTACTCCAGAAAATACTTTGGAAGAGATAGCAAAAAGACTTATACTTGAACAAATAAGTGGTCTTCCAGTTGTGGATAAAGATGGAATGTTTTTAGGAGAAATAACTGAGAGAGAACTTATTGATTTTGGTATGCCTGATTATCTTTCTTTGATGGGGGATCTTAACTTTTTGACAGTGGGAGAGCCTTTTGAAGAATACTTAGTAAATGAAACTACAACAACAATTGAAAAATTATACAGAGTAGATGAAAGAGTCAAAATAGATAGAAAAACTCCTATTATGGAAATATGTTTTATTATGGTTAATAAAGGACTTACAAGATTATATGTACTAGATGAAGGAAAATATTATGGAATGATAAGAAGATCAGATATAATCAAAAAAGTACTTCATATTTAA
- a CDS encoding putative permease, whose amino-acid sequence MIYMLIGLIVFFTVFYLMITEKVPGPWATMIGGLIMALIGIINEEDALTAISERLEILFLLIGMMIIVLLVSETGVFQWFAIKVAQLVRGEPFRLIVLLAIVTALCSAFLDNVTTILLMAPVSILLAKQLKLDPFPFIITEVMSANIGGLATLIGDPTQLIIGAEGNLGFNEFLFNTAPVAVLSMALLIVNVYFMYGRHMVVPNELKARIMELDSSRSLKDPKLLKQAAIIFSLVLIGFVLNNFINKGLAIISLSGAIFLVVIAKRKPKEIFENVEWETLFFFIGLFMMIKGIENLNIINIIGDKLIKITSGKFDLAVIAVTWLSAGFTSIIGNVANAATVSKILGVMVPTFDKIGDPKAFWWALSFGSCLGGNITMLGSATNVVAVGAAAKAGCKIDFLKFFKFGGLIAFQTLLLATVYLYVRYM is encoded by the coding sequence ATGATATATATGCTGATAGGATTAATTGTATTTTTTACAGTATTCTATTTGATGATAACAGAAAAAGTACCAGGACCATGGGCAACAATGATAGGTGGGCTTATAATGGCTCTTATTGGAATAATAAATGAAGAGGATGCTTTAACTGCTATTTCTGAAAGACTAGAAATATTATTCCTTTTAATAGGGATGATGATAATTGTTTTACTTGTATCTGAAACAGGTGTATTTCAGTGGTTTGCTATAAAGGTAGCTCAGTTAGTAAGAGGAGAGCCTTTTAGACTGATAGTTTTACTGGCAATAGTAACAGCTCTATGTTCAGCATTTTTAGATAATGTTACTACAATTCTTTTGATGGCACCAGTATCAATACTGTTGGCAAAACAATTAAAATTAGATCCTTTCCCTTTCATAATAACAGAAGTTATGTCTGCCAATATAGGTGGACTTGCTACACTAATTGGTGACCCAACACAATTGATTATAGGAGCTGAAGGAAATCTAGGGTTTAATGAATTTCTTTTCAACACAGCACCAGTAGCAGTACTTTCTATGGCTTTGCTTATAGTAAATGTTTATTTTATGTATGGAAGACACATGGTAGTACCAAATGAATTAAAAGCCAGAATAATGGAATTGGATTCTTCCAGAAGTTTGAAAGATCCTAAACTTTTAAAACAGGCAGCTATAATATTTTCTCTAGTACTGATTGGATTTGTTTTAAATAATTTTATCAATAAAGGACTTGCAATTATCTCATTGTCTGGAGCAATATTTCTTGTAGTTATAGCTAAAAGAAAACCAAAAGAGATATTTGAAAATGTAGAATGGGAAACTTTATTCTTTTTTATAGGATTGTTTATGATGATAAAAGGAATAGAAAACTTAAATATAATTAATATAATTGGAGATAAGCTTATAAAAATAACTTCTGGTAAATTTGATCTTGCTGTAATAGCTGTTACTTGGCTTTCTGCTGGATTTACTTCTATAATAGGAAATGTTGCCAATGCAGCAACTGTTTCTAAAATACTTGGAGTTATGGTTCCAACATTTGATAAGATAGGAGATCCTAAAGCTTTTTGGTGGGCTCTGTCATTTGGATCATGTTTAGGAGGAAATATTACTATGTTGGGATCAGCTACAAATGTTGTTGCTGTAGGAGCTGCTGCTAAAGCTGGATGTAAAATAGATTTTTTAAAGTTTTTTAAATTTGGAGGACTTATAGCATTTCAGACATTGTTATTAGCAACTGTTTATCTTTATGTAAGATATATGTAG
- a CDS encoding tRNA methyl transferase: MNRKKVIIGMSGGVDSSVAAYLLKEEGYRVIGVTLNHKKEESLKREIKSAQRVCHFLDIEHKIVDIEELFQKEVIDDFLEGYSQGITPSPCVICDERVKMRILFEIADKEKANFVATGHYSSVEYSEEFKTNLLKVSYDLRKDQSYMLYRIDSNKISRLLFPLHSYEKKQIRDIAKNIGLEVYDKKDSQGICFAKEGYIEFLRKNLGDSIKKGRFVDKTGKTIGEHEGYQLYTIGQRRGLGLKLPRAYFITKIDKEKNEITIGEYEELYKKKVELKKYKLAVKIADVLNKNIIGRPRFSSFGTSGKVLFENEKLFFEFDEETPQTAPGQHLVLYYKNLVLGGGIIS, from the coding sequence ATGAATAGGAAAAAAGTAATAATAGGTATGAGCGGAGGAGTAGATTCTTCTGTAGCAGCATATCTTTTGAAAGAAGAAGGATATAGAGTTATAGGTGTAACATTAAATCATAAAAAAGAAGAATCTCTTAAAAGAGAGATAAAATCTGCTCAAAGGGTATGTCATTTTCTTGACATTGAACACAAAATAGTAGATATAGAAGAGTTATTTCAAAAAGAAGTCATTGATGATTTTTTGGAAGGATACTCTCAAGGGATAACTCCTTCTCCATGTGTTATTTGTGATGAAAGGGTAAAAATGAGAATTCTTTTTGAAATAGCAGATAAAGAGAAAGCAAATTTTGTAGCTACTGGGCATTACAGTTCTGTGGAATATTCAGAAGAATTTAAAACCAATCTCTTGAAAGTTTCCTATGACTTAAGAAAAGATCAAAGCTATATGCTCTATAGAATTGATAGTAATAAGATATCAAGACTTTTATTTCCGCTTCATTCCTATGAAAAAAAGCAGATAAGGGATATAGCTAAAAATATTGGTTTGGAAGTTTATGATAAAAAAGATAGCCAAGGAATATGTTTTGCTAAAGAAGGATATATAGAATTTCTTAGAAAAAACTTAGGAGATAGTATAAAAAAAGGAAGGTTTGTAGATAAAACTGGAAAGACTATTGGAGAACATGAAGGATATCAGCTATATACAATTGGACAGAGAAGAGGATTAGGATTAAAACTTCCAAGAGCATATTTCATAACAAAAATTGATAAAGAAAAAAATGAAATAACTATTGGAGAATATGAGGAATTATATAAAAAAAAAGTGGAACTAAAAAAATATAAATTAGCTGTAAAAATAGCTGACGTTTTAAATAAAAATATTATTGGAAGACCTAGATTTTCAAGTTTTGGAACAAGTGGAAAAGTTTTATTTGAAAATGAAAAACTTTTTTTTGAATTTGATGAAGAAACTCCGCAAACTGCTCCTGGACAGCATTTAGTCTTATATTATAAAAATTTAGTACTAGGTGGTGGAATAATATCATAA
- a CDS encoding putative permease, which translates to MINIKLVAGLLIFVVSFYFILFGKQPKSLTAIIGGSLMVLVGVMNQEEALESIGRNLEILLLLMGLMMVVEIMSETGIFQWAAIKVAQQAKGDPMKILMMLSAVTALCSAFLDNVTTILLIVPVTILLAKKLKIDPFPFIMVQIFACNIGGTATMIGDPPNLIIASLGNLDFNDFLLNLTPIVIVNMVVLLFTAKLLFGKRFTVSRELRASIMDLEPNRSIKNKKLLIQSCVLFTIILIGFLTNMVTNIGLAVISITGSVILLTISKKSPEEIYKKVEWETLFFFGGLFVLVEGVDKLGVIAQIGKMIVQFTEGNLEKTGTVIVLISSFLSPILGSVPYTLSFSKIIANIVPNFTGHTDVLWWALSLGACLGGNMTLVGAPANIVGVSIAEKAGVKISFMDFFKLGILVVAQSMILSIIYINLRY; encoded by the coding sequence GTGATAAACATCAAACTTGTTGCAGGTTTATTGATTTTTGTGGTATCTTTTTATTTTATTCTTTTTGGAAAACAGCCAAAATCACTTACAGCTATTATTGGAGGAAGTCTAATGGTACTTGTAGGAGTAATGAATCAAGAGGAGGCTTTAGAATCCATAGGAAGAAATTTAGAGATTTTATTACTTTTAATGGGACTTATGATGGTAGTAGAAATAATGTCTGAAACAGGGATTTTTCAGTGGGCAGCAATAAAAGTTGCTCAACAGGCAAAAGGGGATCCTATGAAGATATTGATGATGTTGTCAGCAGTGACAGCTCTATGTTCAGCTTTTTTGGACAATGTAACAACTATTCTTCTAATAGTACCAGTAACTATATTATTAGCTAAAAAACTAAAAATAGATCCATTTCCATTTATAATGGTGCAGATATTTGCTTGTAATATAGGAGGAACAGCTACAATGATAGGAGACCCACCAAATCTTATCATAGCAAGTCTTGGTAATTTAGATTTTAATGATTTTTTACTAAATTTGACACCAATTGTAATAGTAAACATGGTAGTTCTTTTATTTACAGCAAAGTTACTTTTTGGGAAAAGATTTACTGTATCAAGAGAACTAAGAGCAAGTATAATGGATTTAGAGCCAAACAGAAGTATAAAAAATAAGAAACTTCTGATACAATCATGTGTTTTATTCACTATAATTCTCATTGGATTTTTAACAAATATGGTTACAAATATAGGACTTGCAGTTATATCTATAACCGGATCAGTTATTTTACTTACAATAAGTAAAAAAAGTCCAGAAGAGATATATAAAAAAGTAGAATGGGAAACATTGTTTTTCTTTGGAGGCTTATTTGTTTTAGTTGAAGGAGTAGATAAACTTGGAGTAATTGCACAAATTGGAAAGATGATAGTTCAATTTACTGAGGGAAATTTAGAAAAGACTGGAACAGTAATAGTATTAATCTCGTCATTCTTATCTCCAATACTTGGATCGGTACCATATACTTTATCTTTTTCAAAAATTATAGCAAATATTGTACCAAATTTTACAGGACATACAGATGTTTTATGGTGGGCATTATCTCTAGGAGCTTGTCTTGGCGGAAATATGACATTAGTGGGAGCTCCAGCTAATATAGTAGGAGTATCTATTGCAGAGAAAGCAGGAGTAAAGATAAGTTTTATGGATTTCTTCAAATTGGGGATATTGGTTGTTGCTCAATCAATGATTTTAAGTATTATTTATATTAACCTAAGGTATTAA
- a CDS encoding putative transposase — translation MFFFYDRDLLTKLAYAVNDVFKYQFHNIKAKNQRIHKISKYSSKYFTNSDIIHYGLITVIHTFGRDLKWNPHIHAIVTLGGFNKNYQFLEKKYFHVNSIAGQWKKMVIDIVKSGNYDKPEIKAKAYAAANSLYRKNTRFFFNVAKNDLNNNIYAIKYIGRYLSRAPIAEYKIIDFYDNKVTFYYESLADDKQRIELTLDAETFLSKLIIHIPPKHFKMIRRFGIYSRNIKSELKNIMKFMRKYVSKYSNSTFYQLEIWKAFGVNPFYCFKCNARMKVKKISYFNIHTGSICWKEYR, via the coding sequence ATGTTTTTCTTCTATGATAGAGACCTTTTAACTAAGCTTGCTTATGCTGTTAATGATGTTTTTAAATATCAATTTCATAACATTAAAGCAAAAAATCAAAGAATTCATAAAATTTCAAAATATTCCTCTAAATACTTTACTAACTCAGATATCATTCATTATGGATTGATTACTGTTATTCATACCTTTGGACGCGATCTTAAATGGAATCCTCATATTCATGCTATTGTTACTTTAGGTGGATTCAATAAAAACTACCAATTTCTTGAAAAAAAATATTTTCATGTCAATTCCATTGCTGGACAATGGAAAAAAATGGTTATTGATATTGTTAAATCTGGAAATTATGACAAGCCTGAAATTAAAGCTAAAGCTTATGCTGCTGCTAACTCCCTTTATCGCAAAAATACAAGATTCTTTTTCAATGTTGCAAAAAATGATTTAAATAATAATATTTATGCAATTAAATATATTGGCAGATACCTGTCAAGAGCTCCTATCGCAGAATATAAAATTATTGATTTCTATGATAATAAGGTTACTTTCTATTATGAAAGTCTTGCTGATGATAAACAAAGAATTGAGCTTACTTTAGATGCAGAAACATTTCTTTCTAAATTAATTATTCACATTCCCCCTAAACATTTCAAAATGATTAGGCGCTTTGGAATCTATTCTAGAAATATTAAATCAGAACTTAAAAATATCATGAAATTCATGAGAAAATATGTCTCTAAATATTCCAATTCTACTTTTTATCAACTTGAAATATGGAAAGCTTTTGGAGTAAATCCTTTTTATTGTTTTAAATGTAATGCCAGAATGAAAGTTAAAAAAATATCATATTTTAATATACATACAGGCTCCATTTGCTGGAAAGAATATCGCTAA
- the pgpA gene encoding phosphatidylglycerophosphatase A has protein sequence MKEGCINFMNKNKKWVRDLGTWFGLGDMPKAPGTFGTLGGVPVFMLLSYIRKFFPNNMVYNSFYFMFLITFFAVAVYVSDICEREIFKKKDPQNVVIDEVLGYLTTLFLINPVGVSQNIKAMVIAFVIFRFFDITKLGPIDKSQNFERGIGVVLDDFLAGIIGNFLMVCIWSIFF, from the coding sequence ATGAAAGAGGGGTGTATTAATTTTATGAATAAAAATAAAAAATGGGTAAGAGATTTAGGAACATGGTTTGGACTTGGAGATATGCCTAAAGCACCAGGAACATTTGGAACATTAGGTGGAGTACCAGTATTTATGCTTCTTTCTTATATAAGAAAATTTTTTCCAAATAACATGGTGTATAATTCTTTTTATTTTATGTTTTTAATAACTTTTTTTGCAGTAGCGGTTTATGTCAGTGATATATGTGAAAGAGAAATATTTAAAAAGAAAGATCCACAAAATGTAGTCATAGATGAAGTACTTGGATATTTGACTACTCTTTTTCTTATAAATCCAGTAGGAGTATCTCAAAATATAAAAGCTATGGTAATTGCATTTGTTATATTTAGATTTTTTGATATAACAAAATTAGGACCTATTGACAAATCACAAAATTTTGAAAGAGGTATAGGTGTAGTACTTGATGATTTTTTAGCTGGTATAATTGGAAATTTTCTAATGGTATGTATCTGGAGTATATTTTTTTAA